Proteins encoded by one window of Yersinia massiliensis:
- a CDS encoding trans-sulfuration enzyme family protein, with amino-acid sequence MKKTKSIATLAIHAGDQVDRGNNAIFPPITTASSFIQPNLGEEGEFCYSRCSNPTRYAYETALAELEGGSYATATASGMAATALILELLPKDSHVLVTKGVYGGTYRLFERLRKQTSGTTFSYIDLNDLAAVNSHIQENTRLIWIETPTNPLLELVDIEVVCQVAKNKGIMTCVDNTFASAWNQRPLTLGADIVMLSTSKYIGGHSDLIGGAVITNVQDIAEQLDFCKTTVGAIASPFDAYLALRGMKTLDVRMERQCSNALKIAQFLEQHPKVLDVHYPGLESHPQHQLCKKQMRSGGAVVSIRLKGDIAEVKTFITKLNYFVLAESLGGVESMVNHSASMSHGSMSKEEREDIGIYDTTLRLSVGIEDINDLIEDAEQALSFIQ; translated from the coding sequence CAATTGCGACTCTGGCGATCCATGCTGGAGATCAAGTTGACCGCGGTAATAATGCTATTTTTCCACCTATTACCACCGCCAGTTCTTTCATTCAGCCAAATTTAGGTGAAGAAGGGGAGTTTTGTTATTCCCGATGCAGTAACCCAACAAGGTATGCATATGAAACCGCCTTGGCTGAATTAGAAGGTGGGAGCTATGCGACGGCAACGGCTTCTGGAATGGCTGCAACCGCGCTCATATTGGAGCTACTACCAAAAGACTCTCATGTCTTAGTGACTAAAGGGGTTTACGGTGGTACCTATCGGCTGTTTGAACGGTTACGAAAGCAAACATCAGGGACCACTTTCAGTTATATCGATCTAAATGACCTCGCGGCAGTCAATAGCCATATTCAAGAGAATACCCGTCTAATCTGGATTGAAACTCCCACTAATCCGCTATTGGAATTAGTTGATATTGAGGTAGTGTGTCAGGTCGCCAAAAATAAGGGGATTATGACCTGTGTAGATAACACTTTTGCTAGCGCCTGGAACCAACGTCCTCTCACCTTGGGTGCTGATATCGTCATGCTATCTACCAGTAAATATATTGGTGGGCATTCTGATTTGATTGGCGGTGCAGTTATTACCAATGTTCAGGATATTGCAGAACAATTGGATTTTTGTAAAACCACAGTTGGTGCTATCGCCTCTCCATTTGATGCCTATCTGGCACTGCGTGGTATGAAAACGCTTGATGTACGTATGGAGCGCCAATGCAGTAATGCTTTAAAAATCGCTCAGTTCTTAGAACAGCATCCTAAGGTACTTGATGTCCATTACCCAGGGCTGGAGTCTCATCCACAACATCAGTTATGTAAAAAGCAGATGCGCTCAGGTGGTGCTGTAGTGAGTATCCGACTGAAAGGTGATATAGCGGAGGTGAAAACATTTATTACCAAGTTAAATTATTTTGTCCTGGCCGAATCACTGGGTGGCGTTGAAAGTATGGTTAACCATTCTGCATCAATGTCTCATGGTTCTATGTCTAAAGAAGAGAGAGAGGATATTGGCATATATGATACAACACTACGCCTTTCAGTAGGTATCGAAGATATTAATGATTTAATAGAAGACGCAGAGCAAGCCCTTTCCTTTATACAATAA